In Zingiber officinale cultivar Zhangliang chromosome 1A, Zo_v1.1, whole genome shotgun sequence, a genomic segment contains:
- the LOC122024947 gene encoding uncharacterized protein LOC122024947: protein MATANALATKAAAMDESAATEVVGKAVHKRFEALTMVRSKAIKGKGAWYWAHLEPVLVPGSDAALPKAVKLRCSLCDTVFSASNPSRTASEHLKRGTCPNFSSPSSFAAPPLASPPPPTPHPKPISAIAPFVSSSAGAPNGRKRSSPSATTSSSLAPLRIAVVDPARFSSSPNTPVAGSSSDVLFSTPPPLQLPLPPPQSVFSGGKEDLGSLAMLEDSVKRLKSPKAFPALSFSKPQMDSALSLLSDWFHESAGTGAVFLSSSEHPKFRAFLSHVGLPPFSGRELLGPRLESRYEETRADADARIHDALFFQMASDGWKKPRDSASSIVNMTVNLPNGAIVFHRSLLTHGRPTSKFAEELLMDTAAEIAGEGNMQRCAGIIADKFKSKALLDLENQYPWMVNLSCQLQGLRALIKDFARELPLVHTVAAKCHKLASFFNEHPQVRSLFHKYQLQELDTTCLLRVPPPSYNPLEAGVPPPTSVFPMIEDILASARAVQSVVLHESYKSISRDDPTARDLANMVLEMSFWNELEAVHALVRLVEDMVQETEAERPLVGQCLPMWEELRSKVKDWCAKYTIKLAPLEKAIDRRFKKNYHPAWPAAFMLDPLYLVKDVSGKYLPPFKSLTSHQEKDVDKLITRLVSRDEAHIALMELMKWRAEGLDPLYAQAVQVKQRDPATGKLRVANPQSSRLVWETYLNDFKCLGKVAVRLIFLHATSCVFKHNPSLLRWARSSSRSSAAVDRVHKLIFVAANAKLERRDFWSEEDKDSALLVNGEDEEDEDNDDDTDLNETTFAEASTVRWSLPWRFTVET, encoded by the exons ATGGCGACGGCCAACGCGTTGGCGACGAAGGCGGCGGCGATGGATGAGTCGGCGGCGACGGAGGTGGTGGGGAAGGCGGTGCATAAGCGGTTCGAGGCGCTGACGATGGTGAGGAGCAAGGCGATCAAGGGGAAGGGCGCGTGGTATTGGGCGCACCTGGAGCCAGTGTTGGTGCCTGGCTCCGACGCCGCACTCCCCAAGGCGGTGAAGCTGCGGTGCTCCCTGTGCGACACAGTCTTCTCCGCCTCCAACCCCTCCCGCACCGCCTCCGAGCACCTCAAGCGCGGAACGTGCCCTAATTtctcctccccctcctccttcGCCGCTCCGCCTCTTGCTTCTCCTCCTCCGCCGACGCCGCACCCTAAGCCCATCTCTGCCATtgctcccttcgtttcctcctccGCAGGTGCCCCTAACGGCCGGAAGCGATCCTCCCCCTCCGCCACCACCAGCTCTTCGCTTGCCCCCTTACGCATCGCCGTCGTTGATCCTGCCCGGTTCTCTTCCTCGCCAAACACCCCGGTCGCGGGTAGCAGCAGCGATGTCTTATTTTCCACCCCGCCGCCTCTCCAACTCCCCTTGCCACCGCCTCAATCGGTCTTCTCCGGCGGGAAGGAGGACCTCGGCTCGCTGGCGATGCTGGAGGACAGCGTCAAGAGGCTGAAGAGCCCAAAGGCCTTCCCCGCCCTATCCTTCTCAAAACCTCAAATGGATTCCGCACTCTCCCTCCTCTCCGATTGGTTCCACGAGTCCGCCGGCACCGGTGCCGTCTTTCTCTCCTCCTCCGAGCATCCCAAGTTCCGCGCCTTCCTCAGCCACGTGGGTCTCCCTCCCTTCTCTGGCCGCGAACTCCTCGGCCCCCGTTTGGAGTCACGCTACGAGGAGACCCGCGCCGATGCTGACGCCCGCATCCACGACGCTCTCTTCTTCCAGATGGCATCCGATGGTTGGAAGAAGCCCAGGGACTCTGCCTCCTCCATCGTCAACATGACCGTGAACCTCCCAAACGGGGCCATCGTCTTCCACCGGTCCCTGCTCACTCACGGCCGACCCACGTCCAAGTTCGCGGAGGAGCTGCTCATGGACACCGCCGCAGAGATCGCTGGCGAGGGCAACATGCAGCGGTGCGCTGGGATCATCGCCGACAAGTTCAAGTCCAAGGCGCTTCTGGACTTGGAGAACCAGTATCCATGGATGGTGAACCTCTCGTGCCAGCTGCAGGGCCTCCGCGCCCTCATCAAAGACTTTGCCCGCGAGCTTCCCCTCGTCCACACCGTGGCGGCCAAATGCCACAAGCTCGCGAGCTTCTTCAATGAGCACCCACAAGTGAGGAGCCTCTTCCACAAGTACCAGCTCCAGGAGCTGGACACCACGTGCCTCCTCCGCGTCCCACCGCCGTCGTACAACCCGCTTGAAGCTGGCGTGCCCCCTCCAACTTCCGTCTTCCCCATGATCGAGGACATCTTGGCATCTGCTCGTGCGGTGCAATCCGTCGTGCTTCACGAATCCTACAAGTCAATCAGCCGCGACGATCCCACCGCGCGCGACTTGGCGAACATGGTCCTGGAGATGAGCTTCTGGAACGAACTGGAGGCTGTGCACGCGCTGGTCCGGCTGGTGGAGGACATGGTCCAGGAAACAGAGGCAGAGCGGCCGCTGGTGGGGCAATGCCTGCCGATGTGGGAGGAGCTGCGGTCCAAGGTCAAGGACTGGTGCGCCAAGTACACCATCAAGCTCGCTCCTTTGGAGAAGGCGATCGATAGGAGGTTCAAGAAGAACTACCACCCTGCATGGCCGGCAGCGTTCATGCTGGATCCGCTCTACTTGGTGAAGGATGTCAGTGGCAAGTACCTCCCCCCATTCAAGTCTCTGACCTCTCACCAAGAGAAAGACGTGGACAAGTTGATCACCAGACTGGTCTCCCGCGACGAAGCCCACATTGCTCTCATGGAGCTTATGAAGTGGAGAGCGGAGGGATTGGATCCTCTCTACGCGCAGGCGGTGCAGGTGAAGCAGCGCGACCCGGCCACCGGGAAGCTGAGGGTGGCCAACCCGCAGAGCAGCAGGCTGGTGTGGGAGACTTACCTCAACGATTTCAAGTGCCTCGGCAAGGTGGCCGTGAGGCTCATCTTCCTCCACGCCACCTCCTGTGTCTTCAAGCACAACCCTTCCTTGCTGCGCTGGGCCCGCTCCAGCTCTCGGTCCTCCGCCGCCGTTGACCGAGTACATAAATTAATTTTCGTCGCGGCCAACGCGAAGCTTGAAAGGAGAGATTTTTGGAGCGAGGAAGATAAGGACTCGGCGCTCTTGGTTAACGGGGAAGACGAGGAAGACGAGGACAACGACGACGATACTGATCTCAACGAAACAACATTCGCTGAAGCTTCCACAGT GAGGTGGTCGTTACCATGGCGATTCACTGTGGAGACTTGA